A genome region from Setaria italica strain Yugu1 chromosome III, Setaria_italica_v2.0, whole genome shotgun sequence includes the following:
- the LOC101757149 gene encoding peroxidase 1, with protein MWRERQRLRPPPPLLVAAAALVVVSALASAPEAALQVGFYHETCPIAEDVVLAEMRLILMEDATVAPALLRMHYHDCFVQGCDGSIMLRSRKKGNKTERDALPNRSMRGYDAIERIKARLEAVCPLTVSCADIIAMAARDAVYLSHGPWYDVETGRRDGNLTVAEYVENDLPPPDSNIVDVKTFFSVKSLNSKDIAVLFGCHSIGTSHCGPIQKRLYNFTGSMDQDPSLNPDYAAELKKLCPPPRPGVDDDGGEGKTKVPLDPGSNYTFDLSYYRHVLATGGLFQSDGSLLHDPVTRGYVEKVAKAKSPDEYYADFAAAMVKMGRTDVLVGDLGEIRPTCGIFVD; from the exons ATGTGGAgggagcggcagcggctgcggccaccgccgccgcttctagTGGCGGCtgcggccctggtggtggtcAGCGCGCTCGCGAGCGCGCCGGAGGCCGCGCTGCAGGTCGGATTCTACCACGAGACGTGCCCGATCGCGGAGGACGTCGTCCTCGCGGAGATGAGGCTCATCCTCATGGAGGACGCCACGGTCGCGCCGGCCCTGCTCCGGATGCACTACCACGACTGCTTCGTGCAG GGCTGCGACGGATCGATCATGCTCCGGTCGAGGAAGAAGGGGAACAAGACGGAGCGGGACGCGCTCCCCAACCGCAGCATGCGAGGGTACGACGCCATCGAGCGGATCAAGGCCCGGCTCGAGGCCGTCTGCCCGCTcaccgtctcctgcgccgacatcatCGCCATGGCCGCCAGGGACGCCGTCTACCTG AGCCACGGGCCGTGGTACGACGtggagaccgggcggcgcgacggcaaCCTCACCGTGGCGGAGTACGTCGAGAacgacctgccgccgccggactcCAACATCGTCGACGTCAAGACCTTCTTCAGCGTCAAGTCGCTCAACTCCAAGGACATCGCCGTCCTCTTCG GGTGCCACAGCATCGGGACCTCCCACTGCGGCCCGATCCAGAAGCGGCTCTACAACTTCACCGGCAGCATGGACCAGGACCCGTCGCTGAACCCGGACTACGCTGCCGAGCTCAAGAAGCTCTGCCCGCCGCCCCGTCccggcgtcgacgacgacggcggcgaaggGAAGACCAAGGTGCCCCTGGACCCCGGCAGCAACTACACCTTCGACCTGAGCTACTACCGGCACGTGCTCGCCACAGGCGGGTTGTTCCAGTCCGACGGCAGCCTCCTCCACGACCCCGTCACCAGGGGGTACGTCGAGAAGGTGGCCAAGGCGAAGTCGCCGGACGAGTACTACGCCGACTTCGCCGCGGCGATGGTCAAGATGGGCCGCACCGACGTGCTCGTCGGCGACCTCGGGGAGATCAGGCCGACCTGCGGCATTTTTGTTGACTAG
- the LOC101757536 gene encoding peroxidase 1 isoform X2 yields the protein MASRAAVVVLLLSAFAAAAASAQLDEKFYSQSCPSVEDVVRKEMVRALSAAPSLAGPLLRMHFHDCFVRGCDGSVLLDSTANTTAEKDAKPNLTLRGFGFIERVKAAVEKACPDTVSCADVLALMARDAVWLSKGPFWAVPLGRRDGRVSISNETDQLPPPTGNFTELTQIFATKNLDAKDLVVLSAGHTLGTSHCFSFSDRLYNFTGMDNAHDTDPTLDPMYMARLRGKCPSLDDNTTLVEMDPGSFKTFDLSYFGHVAKRRGLFHSDGALLTDPFTRAYVLRHATGAYREEFFADFAASMVKMGSVEVLTGSQGEIRKKCSVVN from the exons ATGGCGTCCAGGGCGGCCGTCGTGGTCCTGCTGCTCTCGGcgttcgcggcggcggcggcgtcggcgcagcTGGACGAGAAGTTCTACAGCCAGTCGTGCCCCAGCGTGGAGGACGTCGTCCGGAAGGAGATGGTGCGCGCGCTCTCCGCCGCACCCAGCCTCGCCGGGCCGCTCCTCCGCATgcacttccacgactgcttcgtcagg GGGTGCGACGGCTCGGTGCTCCTGGACTCCACCGCGAACACCACGGCGGAGAAGGACGCGAAGCCGAACCTGACGCTGCGCGGCTTCGGCTTCATCGAGAGGGTCAAGGCCGCCGTGGAGAAGGCGTGCCCGGAcaccgtctcctgcgccgacgtgCTGGCACTCATGGCCAGGGACGCCGTGTGGCTG AGCAAGGGCCCATTCTGGGCGGTGCCCCTCGGCCGGCGCGACGGCAGGGTGTCCATCTCCAACGAGACCGACCAGCTTCCGCCTCCCACGGGCAACTTCACGGAGCTGACCCAGATCTTCGCGACCAAGAACCTCGACGCCAAGGACCTCGTCGTCCTCTCCGCCGGCCACACCCTCGGCACCTCCCACTGCTTCTCCTTCTCGGACCGGCTCTACAACTTCACTGGCATGGACAACGCCCACGACACCGACCCGACGCTGGACCCCATGTACATGGCGCGCCTCCGCGGCAAGTGCCCGAGCCTCGACGACAACACGACGCTGGTGGAGATGGACCCCGGCAGCTTCAAGACCTTCGACCTGAGCTACTTCGGCCACGTGGCCAAGCGCAGGGGCCTCTTCCACTCCGACGGCGCGCTGCTCACCGACCCCTTCACCCGCGCCTACGTGCTCCGCCACGCCACCGGCGCCTACAGGGAGGAGTTCTTCGCCGACTTCGCCGCGTCCATGGTCAAGATGGGCTCCGTCGAGGTGCTCACCGGCAGCCAGGGCGAGATCAGGAAGAAGTGCAGCGTCGTGAATTAA
- the LOC101757536 gene encoding peroxidase 1 isoform X1: MASRAAVVVLLLSAFAAAAASAQLDEKFYSQSCPSVEDVVRKEMVRALSAAPSLAGPLLRMHFHDCFVRGCDGSVLLDSTANTTAEKDAKPNLTLRGFGFIERVKAAVEKACPDTVSCADVLALMARDAVWLVSTRHTVPSLQCVYSSPSRNSQHKFADSFTYHAQSKGPFWAVPLGRRDGRVSISNETDQLPPPTGNFTELTQIFATKNLDAKDLVVLSAGHTLGTSHCFSFSDRLYNFTGMDNAHDTDPTLDPMYMARLRGKCPSLDDNTTLVEMDPGSFKTFDLSYFGHVAKRRGLFHSDGALLTDPFTRAYVLRHATGAYREEFFADFAASMVKMGSVEVLTGSQGEIRKKCSVVN; this comes from the exons ATGGCGTCCAGGGCGGCCGTCGTGGTCCTGCTGCTCTCGGcgttcgcggcggcggcggcgtcggcgcagcTGGACGAGAAGTTCTACAGCCAGTCGTGCCCCAGCGTGGAGGACGTCGTCCGGAAGGAGATGGTGCGCGCGCTCTCCGCCGCACCCAGCCTCGCCGGGCCGCTCCTCCGCATgcacttccacgactgcttcgtcagg GGGTGCGACGGCTCGGTGCTCCTGGACTCCACCGCGAACACCACGGCGGAGAAGGACGCGAAGCCGAACCTGACGCTGCGCGGCTTCGGCTTCATCGAGAGGGTCAAGGCCGCCGTGGAGAAGGCGTGCCCGGAcaccgtctcctgcgccgacgtgCTGGCACTCATGGCCAGGGACGCCGTGTGGCTGGTGAGCACTCGCCACACTGTTCCAAGCTTACAATGCGTGTATTCTTCTCCAAGTAGAAATTCTCAACACAAGTTCGCTGATTCTTTCACGTACCACGCGCAGAGCAAGGGCCCATTCTGGGCGGTGCCCCTCGGCCGGCGCGACGGCAGGGTGTCCATCTCCAACGAGACCGACCAGCTTCCGCCTCCCACGGGCAACTTCACGGAGCTGACCCAGATCTTCGCGACCAAGAACCTCGACGCCAAGGACCTCGTCGTCCTCTCCGCCGGCCACACCCTCGGCACCTCCCACTGCTTCTCCTTCTCGGACCGGCTCTACAACTTCACTGGCATGGACAACGCCCACGACACCGACCCGACGCTGGACCCCATGTACATGGCGCGCCTCCGCGGCAAGTGCCCGAGCCTCGACGACAACACGACGCTGGTGGAGATGGACCCCGGCAGCTTCAAGACCTTCGACCTGAGCTACTTCGGCCACGTGGCCAAGCGCAGGGGCCTCTTCCACTCCGACGGCGCGCTGCTCACCGACCCCTTCACCCGCGCCTACGTGCTCCGCCACGCCACCGGCGCCTACAGGGAGGAGTTCTTCGCCGACTTCGCCGCGTCCATGGTCAAGATGGGCTCCGTCGAGGTGCTCACCGGCAGCCAGGGCGAGATCAGGAAGAAGTGCAGCGTCGTGAATTAA